One Streptomyces sp. R28 DNA window includes the following coding sequences:
- a CDS encoding ATP-dependent DNA ligase — MDLPVMPPVKPMLAKSVAKIPPGMQYEAKWDGFRAIVFRDGDEVELGSRTGKPLTRYFPELVAGLKERLPERCVLDGEIVIAREGRLDFDALTERIHPADSRVRTLAERTPASFVAFDLLALADESLLEVPLADRRAMLTTALSGVTAPVHVAPATTDIDTAQGWFEQYEGAGLDGVIAKPLSLRYLQDERAMFKIKHERTADVVVAGYRLHKSGPVVGSLLLGLHDDRGALQHVGVSAAFPMKRRAELIEELEPLRMEDATGHPWAAWADEAAHESARLPGAPSRWSGKKDLSWVPLRPERVAEVAYDHMENGVRFRHTARFRRWRPDRSPESCTYAQLEEPVRYDLAEIFAPRA; from the coding sequence ATGGACCTGCCGGTGATGCCGCCCGTGAAGCCGATGCTCGCCAAGTCGGTGGCGAAGATCCCGCCGGGCATGCAGTACGAGGCGAAGTGGGACGGCTTCCGGGCGATCGTGTTCCGCGACGGGGACGAGGTCGAGCTGGGCAGTCGTACCGGAAAGCCGCTGACCAGGTACTTTCCCGAGCTGGTGGCGGGGCTGAAGGAGCGGTTGCCCGAGCGGTGCGTGCTGGACGGGGAGATCGTCATCGCGCGGGAGGGGCGGCTGGACTTCGACGCGCTCACCGAGCGCATCCACCCGGCCGACTCCCGGGTGCGGACGCTGGCCGAGCGGACCCCGGCGTCGTTCGTGGCGTTCGACCTGCTGGCGCTGGCGGACGAGTCGCTGCTGGAGGTTCCGCTGGCGGACCGGCGGGCGATGCTCACGACGGCGTTGTCCGGGGTGACGGCGCCGGTGCACGTGGCGCCGGCGACGACCGACATCGACACGGCCCAGGGGTGGTTCGAGCAGTACGAGGGGGCCGGTCTGGACGGTGTCATCGCCAAGCCGCTCTCCCTGCGCTATCTCCAGGACGAGCGGGCCATGTTCAAGATCAAGCACGAGCGGACGGCGGACGTCGTCGTCGCGGGCTACCGCCTCCACAAGAGCGGGCCCGTCGTCGGCTCGCTGCTGCTCGGTCTCCACGACGACCGGGGCGCCCTGCAGCACGTGGGCGTGTCGGCGGCGTTCCCCATGAAGCGGCGCGCCGAGCTGATCGAGGAGCTGGAGCCGCTGCGCATGGAGGATGCCACGGGGCATCCCTGGGCGGCCTGGGCCGACGAGGCGGCGCACGAGTCGGCCCGGCTGCCGGGCGCGCCGAGCCGCTGGTCCGGCAAGAAGGACCTGTCCTGGGTGCCGCTCAGGCCGGAGCGGGTGGCCGAGGTGGCGTACGACCACATGGAGAACGGGGTGCGTTTTCGGCACACGGCCCGCTTCCGCCGCTGGCGCCCGGACCGCAGCCCCGAGAGCTGCACCTACGCGCAGTTGGAGGAGCCGGTGCGCTACGACCTCGCGGAGATCTTCGCGCCACGGGCCTGA
- the ligD gene encoding non-homologous end-joining DNA ligase: MGEAVELEAGGRTVRLSNPGKVFFPERGFTKLDLARYYVAVGPGILRALRNRPTTLERYPDGVTGEWFYQKRAPKSMPDWIPTAHITFPSGRSADEMCPTEEAAVLWAAQYGTLTFHPWPVRRDDVDRPDELRIDLDPQPGTDFDDAVRAAHELRAVLKEFGGLRGWPKTSGGRGLHVFVPIEPRWTFTQVRRAAIAVGREMERRMPEQVTIKWWKEERGERIFIDYNQTARDRTIASAYSVRPRPHAPVSAPLRWEEVGEAHPQDFDIATMPARFAELGDVHADMDDHRFSLDALLELANKDERDHGLGDLPYPPEYPKMPGEPKRVQPSRAKKEPGGTD; encoded by the coding sequence ATGGGCGAAGCGGTGGAACTGGAAGCGGGCGGTCGGACCGTTCGCCTGTCCAACCCGGGCAAGGTCTTCTTCCCCGAGCGCGGCTTCACCAAGCTGGACCTCGCCCGCTACTACGTCGCCGTCGGCCCCGGCATCCTGCGCGCCCTGCGCAACCGCCCCACCACCCTGGAGCGCTACCCGGACGGCGTCACCGGCGAGTGGTTCTACCAGAAGCGGGCGCCAAAGAGCATGCCCGACTGGATCCCCACCGCCCACATCACCTTCCCCAGCGGCCGCAGCGCCGACGAGATGTGCCCCACCGAGGAGGCCGCCGTCCTGTGGGCCGCCCAGTACGGCACGCTCACCTTCCACCCCTGGCCGGTCCGCCGCGACGACGTCGACCGCCCCGACGAACTCCGCATCGACCTGGACCCACAGCCCGGCACCGACTTCGACGACGCCGTCCGCGCCGCCCACGAACTGCGCGCCGTCCTGAAGGAGTTCGGCGGCCTGCGCGGCTGGCCCAAGACCTCCGGCGGCCGTGGCCTGCACGTCTTCGTGCCGATCGAGCCGCGCTGGACGTTCACCCAGGTCCGGCGCGCCGCCATCGCGGTGGGGCGCGAGATGGAACGCCGGATGCCCGAGCAGGTGACGATCAAGTGGTGGAAGGAGGAGCGGGGCGAACGCATCTTCATCGACTACAACCAGACGGCACGCGACCGCACGATCGCCTCCGCCTACTCCGTACGACCACGCCCGCACGCCCCGGTCTCGGCCCCCCTGCGCTGGGAGGAGGTCGGCGAGGCCCACCCCCAGGACTTCGACATCGCGACCATGCCCGCGCGCTTCGCCGAACTCGGCGACGTGCACGCGGACATGGACGACCACCGCTTCTCGCTGGACGCGCTGCTGGAGCTGGCGAACAAGGACGAACGCGACCACGGCCTCGGCGATCTGCCGTACCCGCCCGAGTATCCGAAGATGCCGGGGGAGCCCAAGCGGGTACAGCCGAGCCGGGCGAAGAAGGAACCGGGCGGGACGGACTAG
- a CDS encoding HEAT repeat domain-containing protein, with translation MFTGIDDVDWASMGHAYTDSATDVPDLLRDLASDDPACREIALDGMYGALHHQGDVYASTVACIPFLFELATTASVADRGAVVHLLCSIAGEREPDPEEIGGLFEDEEEDAAFVQPFLDAWATVRGRADVFFGLLADPDAEVRAAAAAALAHVHPDPARVLGALRERLTVERDPQAVGALIHAIGRLGADHRDALGAEAGAVLREVVAVESRPEQRLAGLVQLARCDVASLPEDLVETVLDIMELACEQDGAGQDEAGQERPDAPERPRTDTMVSHLRELEATQRHSVDASRAGDLLEELHWALDDHTEPRLDLLVGQLQTPDWGQRMAAVDMAGALLTGWRAPDDLPVVLLARQLIEHEPRLSQRALTELCHVAPIAQVIADVLAMCVREWDDTWEPGDWEGTLFGKALEALALQGDVRAVPALAEVLAREGTVPEDLGEWVERIGREAAAPLGPELHRRLVALSSDRRTPSKERLVAALGVLAHPESLPLLVEMVEPGIGRMSMWSLARALSRYGSAAAEAGPRLREFVATASVPLEIRLGAAAALPAVGGEGEPLLPLVRQGLESDEWLELSPALKAAAALGPAAAPLAPRLRELLATRDAHTDVIVALWKTARDVDEVLPMLLDKWTASPGARPTAAACLIEMGPAAAPALPLIREELSSPRRHSNVSRADDSSATNTRYDVAADEGLLRDCRRLVTLAESP, from the coding sequence GTCGCGTGCATACCGTTCCTCTTCGAGCTCGCGACCACTGCGTCGGTCGCCGACCGGGGCGCGGTCGTGCATCTGCTGTGCAGCATCGCGGGTGAGCGGGAACCCGACCCGGAGGAGATCGGGGGCCTCTTCGAGGACGAGGAGGAGGACGCGGCGTTCGTCCAGCCTTTTCTGGACGCCTGGGCGACGGTTCGGGGGCGCGCGGACGTCTTCTTCGGGCTGCTCGCGGATCCGGACGCCGAGGTGCGTGCGGCGGCCGCCGCGGCGCTGGCCCATGTGCATCCGGATCCGGCACGCGTGCTCGGCGCGCTGCGGGAGCGGCTGACCGTCGAGCGGGATCCTCAGGCCGTGGGCGCGCTCATCCATGCGATCGGCAGGCTGGGCGCCGACCACAGGGACGCGCTCGGAGCCGAGGCGGGCGCGGTACTGCGCGAGGTCGTGGCCGTCGAGTCCCGACCGGAGCAGCGTCTGGCGGGCCTGGTCCAACTGGCGCGCTGCGATGTCGCGTCGCTGCCGGAGGACCTGGTGGAGACCGTCCTGGACATCATGGAGCTCGCGTGCGAGCAGGACGGGGCCGGGCAGGACGAGGCCGGGCAGGAGCGGCCGGACGCGCCGGAGCGGCCCCGCACGGACACGATGGTGTCGCACCTGCGCGAGCTGGAGGCCACGCAGCGCCACAGCGTCGACGCATCGAGGGCCGGCGACCTGCTGGAGGAACTGCACTGGGCACTCGATGATCACACGGAGCCGAGACTCGATCTCCTCGTCGGGCAGTTGCAGACCCCGGACTGGGGACAGCGCATGGCCGCGGTCGACATGGCGGGCGCGCTGCTGACGGGGTGGCGGGCGCCCGACGACCTGCCGGTCGTACTGCTCGCCCGCCAGCTGATCGAGCACGAACCCCGGCTCTCACAGCGGGCCCTGACCGAGCTGTGCCACGTGGCCCCGATCGCACAGGTCATCGCCGATGTCCTCGCGATGTGCGTACGGGAGTGGGACGACACCTGGGAGCCGGGCGACTGGGAGGGGACCCTCTTCGGCAAGGCGCTGGAGGCGCTCGCGCTGCAGGGCGACGTACGGGCCGTCCCCGCACTGGCCGAGGTGCTGGCGCGGGAGGGCACCGTCCCGGAGGACCTGGGCGAGTGGGTCGAGCGGATCGGCCGTGAGGCCGCGGCCCCGCTGGGACCGGAGCTGCACCGCCGACTCGTGGCACTGTCGTCGGACCGCCGCACCCCTTCGAAGGAGCGCCTGGTCGCGGCGCTCGGTGTGCTCGCCCACCCCGAGTCGCTGCCGCTCCTCGTCGAGATGGTCGAGCCCGGTATCGGGCGCATGTCCATGTGGTCACTGGCGCGAGCCCTCTCCCGGTACGGGTCGGCGGCAGCCGAAGCGGGGCCCCGGCTGCGGGAGTTCGTCGCCACGGCGTCCGTGCCGCTGGAGATCCGGCTGGGGGCGGCAGCGGCACTGCCGGCGGTGGGCGGCGAGGGTGAGCCCCTCCTGCCCCTGGTCCGTCAAGGCCTGGAGTCGGACGAGTGGTTGGAGCTGTCGCCGGCCCTGAAGGCCGCGGCCGCGCTGGGCCCGGCCGCCGCGCCGCTGGCTCCGCGGCTGCGGGAACTGCTCGCGACGCGCGACGCGCATACGGACGTGATCGTGGCGTTGTGGAAGACCGCCCGGGACGTGGACGAAGTGCTGCCGATGCTGCTCGACAAGTGGACGGCCTCCCCTGGCGCCCGGCCGACCGCCGCCGCCTGCCTGATCGAGATGGGTCCGGCCGCCGCGCCGGCCCTCCCACTGATACGTGAGGAGCTGTCCTCCCCCCGTCGCCACAGCAACGTCAGCCGTGCCGACGACAGTTCCGCCACGAACACCCGTTACGACGTCGCCGCGGACGAGGGACTGCTGAGGGACTGCCGTCGGTTGGTGACGCTCGCAGAGTCGCCCTAG